A part of Vigna radiata var. radiata cultivar VC1973A chromosome 11, Vradiata_ver6, whole genome shotgun sequence genomic DNA contains:
- the LOC106777598 gene encoding extra-large guanine nucleotide-binding protein 1-like gives MSPAAPQAADYSFAVEYDGPPLTYDLPRAVPISVDSIPVAAVVSQVPLSDALSLPVVQPLLPPPQPPLRTLGSEPRGSKLASETTVSPTSVIAFEHRASESNVGELSGELSSSGAFEFSTGNDGSGDLSDLGESSRVLEETRSSSTAEFWDKSGRSSGVLRALDGKESLDFNELNQQDWVSTESVLSLEYPSTRVSSLKAEDIDSKRPPVVKFDVDSDDDALDEEFDVEETVSKPVKRAPLTKGKKGSCYRCFKGNRFTEKEVCLVCDAKYCSNCVLRAMGSMPEGRKCVTCIGFPIDETKRGSLGKCSRMLKRLLNELEVRQIMKAERFCEANQLPPEYVCVNGQPLSYEELVTLQNCPNPPKKLKPGNYWYDKVSGLWGKEGQKPSRIISPHLNVGGPIQPDASNGNTQVFINGREITKVELRMLQLAGVQCAGNPHFWVNEDGSYQEEGQRNTRGYIWGKAGTKLVCAFLSLPVPSKSSNSLGEQPFSLASRTIPDYLEHGVLQKLLLVGCSGSGTSTIFKQAKILYKSVPFSEDEHENIKLTIQSNVYAYLGILLEGRERFEDESLGDLKKRQSSVLDSTGSSPKHDDKTVYSIGPRLKAFSDWLLKTMVSGKLDAIFPAATREYAPLIEELWGDAAIKATYERRSELEMLPSVASYFLERAVKILRTDYEPSDLDILYAEGVTSSNGVACAEFSFPQSDSEETVDTTDLHDSFVRYQLIRVHARGLGENCKWLDMFEDVEMVIFCVSLSDYDQVSVDGNGCPSNKMILSRKFFETIVTHPTFEQMDFLLILNKFDLFEEKIEQVPLTKCEWFSDFHPIISRNRPNSNSNSINSNPSLGQLASHYIAVKFKRLYSSLTGRKLYVSLVKGLEPGSVDAALKYAKEILKWNEERPNFSLSEYSMYSTEASSFSH, from the exons ATGTCGCCGGCGGCGCCCCAAGCTGCCGACTACTCATTCGCCGTTGAGTACGATGGCCCGCCGCTAACCTACGACCTTCCTCGGGCGGTGCCCATCAGTGTCGACAGCATTCCGGTCGCTGCCGTCGTTTCCCAGGTTCCTCTCTCCGACGCTCTCTCATTGCCGGTTGTGCAGCCGCTTTTGCCACCGCCGCAGCCCCCTCTCAGAACCCTTGGCTCCGAACCTAGGGGTTCCAAGTTAGCGTCCGAAACGACGGTCTCTCCCACCTCCGTGATCGCATTCGAGCACCGAGCTTCGGAGAGCAACGTCGGGGAGCTTTCTGGCGAGCTGAGCAGCTCCGGCGCGTTTGAGTTCTCCACCGGGAACGACGGCTCCGGTGACCTGTCGGATTTGGGCGAAAGTTCGAGAGTGCTAGAGGAAACTAGAAGCTCTAGTACGGCTGAGTTTTGGGACAAGTCAGGGAGAAGTTCTGGCGTGCTGAGGGCTTTGGATGGAAAAGAGAGTTTGGATTTCAACGAGTTGAATCAGCAAGATTGGGTATCCACCGAGTCAGTGTTGAGTTTGGAGTATCCGTCAACTCGGGTATCTTCGCTGAAGGCTGAGGATATCGATTCCAAGCGCCCCCCGGTTGTTAAGTTTGATGTGGACTCTGATGACGATGCCTTGGATGAGGAGTTTGATGTGGAGGAAACTGTGAGTAAACCTGTTAAAAGGGCACCTCTCACGAAGGGGAAGAAAGGGTCTTGTTATAGGTGCTTCAAGGGGAATAGGTTTACTGAGAAAGAAGTTTGTCTTGTTTGTGATGCGAAATATTGTAGTAATTGCGTGCTCAGAGCTATGGGGTCTATGCCCGAGGGGAGGAAATGTGTGACTTGCATTGGATTCCCGATTGATGAGACCAAACGAGGGAGTCTGGGGAAGTGCTCTCGGATGCTCAAGCGATTGCTTAACGAATTGGAAGTTCGGCAGATAATGAAAGCGGAGAGATTTTGTGAAGCCAATCAGCTTCCACCTGAGTATGTTTGCGTCAATGGCCAGCCGCTTTCTTATGAGGAACTGGTTACGTTGCAGAACTGCCCGAACCCTCCGAAGAAGCTGAAGCCGGGAAATTATTGGTATGATAAAGTATCTGGTCTTTGGGGGAag GAGGGACAGAAGCCTTCCAGAATTATAAGTCCACATCTTAATGTTGGAGGCCCCATCCAACCGGATGCTAGTAATGGAAACACTCAGGTTTTCATCAATGGTCGGGAAATAACAAAAGTTGAGCTTCGAATGTTGCAG TTGGCAGGAGTTCAGTGTGCTGGCAACCCACATTTTTGGGTCAATGAGGATGGTTCCTACCAAGAAGAGGGGCAGAGGAATACTAGAGGATATATATGGGGCAAG GCTGGAACGAAGCTTGTATGTGCTTTCCTGTCTTTGCCAGTTCCTTCTAAATCTTCAAATTCTTTGGGAGAACAACCCTTCAGCCTAGCTAGCAGAACAATTCCTGACTACCTGGAGCATGGGGTGCTTCAGAAGCTTCTCTTGGTCGGTTGTAGTGGATCTGGAACGAGCACTATTTTTAAGCAG GCAAAGATTTTATACAAAAGCGTCCCATTCTCGGAAGATGAGCATGAAAACATAAAGTTGACCATTCAGAGCAATGTTTATGCCTACCTTGGCATACTACTTGAGGGACGGGAGCgttttgaagatgaaagttTGGGGGATTTGAAAAAAAGACAGTCATCCGTACTTGACAGCACAG GAAGTAGTCCAAAACATGATGACAAGACTGTATATTCCATTGGCCCAAGATTGAAAGCGTTCTCTGATTGGTTACTGAAAACTATGGTATCTGGCAAACTTGATGCTATCTTTCCAGCTGCTACACGTGAGTATGCACCACTGATTGAGGAATTATGGGGTGATGCTGCAATTAAGGCCACATACGAAAGAAGAAGCGAGTTGGAAATGCTGCCTAGTGTTGCCAGTTATTTCTTAGAGCGG GCTGTTAAAATATTAAGGACGGACTATGAACCCTCAGATTTAGATATCCTTTATGCAGAGGGAGTTACTTCATCTAATGGGGTGGCCTGTGCGGAGTTTTCATTTCCCCAATCAGATTCTGAGGAAACCGTTGACACTACCGATCTCCATGATTCTTTTGTTAG GTATCAACTAATTAGAGTGCATGCAAGGGGACTAGGAGAAAATTGCAAGTGGCTAGATATGTTTGAGGATGTTGAAATGGTTATCTTCTGTGTTTCCTTGAGTGACTACGATCAGGTTTCTGTCGATGGGAATGGTTGTCCCTCTAACAAGATGATATTGAGCAGGAAGTTTTTTGAAACCATTGTCACTCATCCAACCTTTGAGCAAATGGACTTCTTGTtgatattaaacaaatttgatcTGTTTGAGGAGAAAATTGAACAAGTTCCTTTGACCAAGTGTGAATGGTTCTCTGATTTCCATCCAATAATCAGTCGCAACCGTCCCAACAGCAATAGCAACAGCATTAATAGTAATCCCTCCCTTGGTCAGCTGGCTTCCCATTACATAGCAGTTAAGTTTAAAAGGCTTTACTCATCTCTTACCGGAAGAAAGTTGTATGTGTCCCTGGTGAAGGGGTTGGAGCCTGGTAGTGTGGATGCGGCGCTTAAATACGCCAAGGAGATTTTGAAGTGGAACGAAGAGAGACCAAACTTTAGCTTGAGTGAATATTCAATGTATAGCACGGAAGCGAGTTCATTCTCTCATTGA
- the LOC106777418 gene encoding protein JINGUBANG, with protein sequence MGTMTGLFEEGSSHGKKYGKLNKDEFDGYNSDNHLRKNSPVTLDAPHLDPQMAIDHTAYDPSLSPLSKSPWSSHMNEEGSTSNDNEALIGSLVREEGHIYSLAATKDLLYTGSESKNIRVWKNQKEFTGFKCHSGLVKAIVIAGEKILTGHQDGRIRVWKVSGKNDQQHKRVATLPTLRNYIKCSVKPSNYVEVKRHRNVLWIKHYDAISCLAVTEDHSYIYSASWDRTFKVWRASSFKCLESVIAHEDAVNALVVGLDDLVFTGSADGSVKIWRREVHGKRTKHFFSHTLLKQECAVTALTMSGEGNFLYAGSSDGLVNYWVRETNWEHRGTLRGHKLAILCLAAAGSLIFSGSADMSICVWKRSLSQEHTCVNVLSGHCGPVKCLAAERDLDGMCNERRWILYSGSLDKSVKMWKVSENSTAQHNHQPPRHSVDHFPIVSSLKRVGSKRF encoded by the coding sequence ATGGGAACGATGACAGGATTGTTCGAGGAAGGAAGCTCCCATGGAAAAAAGTATGGAAAGTTAAACAAAGACGAATTCGATGGTTATAACTCTGATAACCATCTAAGAAAAAATAGCCCTGTCACGTTGGACGCACCTCATTTGGATCCTCAAATGGCAATAGATCACACTGCTTACGACCCTTCTCTTTCTCCCTTATCGAAATCGCCATGGTCCTCTCACATGAACGAAGAAGGTTCCACCTCCAACGACAACGAGGCTCTGATAGGGTCCTTAGTCCGAGAAGAGGGTCACATATACTCCCTGGCTGCAACCAAAGACTTGTTATACACGGGTTCAGAGAGTAAAAATATTCGCGTGTGGAAGAACCAAAAGGAGTTCACGGGGTTCAAATGCCACAGCGGCTTGGTGAAAGCGATCGTGATCGCCGGGGAAAAAATCCTCACGGGACACCAAGATGGAAGGATAAGAGTGTGGAAAGTTTCGGGGAAAAACGACCAACAACACAAGCGTGTGGCAACGTTGCCCACGTTAAGAAACTACATAAAATGTTCGGTGAAACCAAGTAATTACGTGGAAGTGAAACGGCACCGTAACGTGTTGTGGATTAAACACTACGACGCCATTTCATGTCTGGCCGTGACAGAGGATCATTCTTATATATACTCTGCCTCGTGGGATAGAACTTTCAAAGTGTGGAGAGCGTCCAGTTTCAAGTGTCTAGAGTCTGTGATAGCCCATGAGGATGCTGTTAATGCGCTTGTTGTGGGGTTGGATGACTTGGTTTTCACGGGCTCAGCTGACGGCTCGGTTAAGATTTGGCGGCGGGAGGTTCACGGGAAAAGGACAAAACATTTTTTCTCGCACACGTTGTTGAAGCAAGAGTGTGCGGTGACGGCGCTGACGATGAGCGGCGAGGGGAATTTTTTATACGCCGGTTCTTCCGATGGGTTGGTGAATTATTGGGTGAGAGAGACAAATTGGGAGCACAGGGGGACGTTAAGGGGGCACAAGTTGGCCATTTTGTGTTTGGCTGCTGCAGGAAGTTTGATCTTCAGTGGGTCTGCTGACATGTCCATATGCGTGTGGAAGAGGTCACTGAGTCAGGAGCACACGTGTGTTAATGTTTTGTCCGGCCACTGTGGCCCGGTTAAGTGTCTGGCGGCGGAGAGGGATCTCGACGGCATGTGCAACGAGCGACGGTGGATTTTGTACAGTGGTAGTTTGGATAAGTCCGTTAAGATGTGGAAGGTCTCCGAGAATTCAACTGCACAACACAACCACCAACCACCACGGCATAGTGTTGATCACTTCCCTATAGTTTCATCGTTGAAGAGAGTGGGGTCCAAGAGATTCTAG
- the LOC106777453 gene encoding uncharacterized protein LOC106777453: protein MDFEISRPEAEADKSSRRHVQDRECDPVHGVSSQLQLKSSLSSKASPQTLNKQEVLHRIRHRKSLNRIKGAFDGLFGSSKGNTPSAQEQIWLQQYDVFSAP from the coding sequence ATGGATTTCGAGATTTCCAGACCCGAAGCAGAGGCTGACAAGTCTAGCCGCAGACACGTGCAAGACAGGGAATGTGACCCAGTTCATGGTGTCTCAAGCCAGCTCCAGTTGAAGTCATCCTTGTCTTCCAAAGCCTCACCACAGACCCTTAACAAACAAGAAGTTCTTCATCGCATTCGACACCGCAAGTCCCTAAACAGAATCAAAGGCGCTTTTGATGGTCTTTTCGGCAGCTCCAAAGGCAACACACCTTCAGCTCAAGAACAGATTTGGCTCCAACAATATGATGTATTCTCTGCTCCTTGA
- the LOC106777280 gene encoding uncharacterized protein LOC106777280, whose amino-acid sequence MSDREDNDSDAPEEFTTEQGLRQDEEIQRVQRENKSRVVREAKERRRKWAQNITPRPSKAGKKSQIVIDSEPQQKPKAADGFLPEDIVQMLAARENHVSFSDTKEEKDEKKSTTSRKRKSRKSGLKPVILSKIGPPQCSNSALEFLKERKMSVRRSSSVLNNSKRALSLLSRSGVLGRK is encoded by the exons ATGTCGGACAGAGAAGACAACGATTCCGACGCCCCTGAGGAATTCACAACAGAACAG GGTTTACGGCAAGACGAAGAGATTCAAAGGGTTCAAAGAGAAAACAAATCCAg GGTTGTACGCGAAGCAAAAGAGCGTAGGAGGAAATGGGCCCAAAACATAACTCCTAGACCATCTAAAGCTGGTAAAAAATCTCAAATTGTAATAGACTCTGAACCTCAGCAAAAACCGAAAGCAGCCGATGGATTTCTCCCCGAGGACATCGTCCAAATGCTTGCAGCACGTGAGAA TCATGTTTCATTTTCTGACACTAAGGAggagaaagatgaaaaaaagtCTACCACTTCAAGGAAGAGAAAATCAAGGAAGTCAGG TTTGAAACCTGTTATTTTGAGCAAAATAGGTCCTCCTCAATGCTCAAACAGTGCCCTGGAGTTcttgaaagaaaggaaaatgtcAGTTCGAAGATCGTCTTCAGTTTTGAACAATTCCAAGCGAGCACTCAGTCTTCTTTCTCGTTCAGGGGTTCTTGGCAGGAAATGA
- the LOC106776391 gene encoding wall-associated receptor kinase-like 14 produces MFVHHRTNLVVVLTILIACTARAQNLTCNRQCGKQSVQFPFGFSEGCEIILNCSDNKVRLHEFLVQNVTNSNILVNLPAKCNRSMESIEPLFGNNFAPSVNNSFLVKDCSDASRGCVIPASNFVETCDNKSGNISCFSKQDEAGVLTYKDLKETKCNYLFSAIYFGQSKEITLQFQVVELAWWLQGQCDECSENATCSKVQRGFRCQCIHGFTGDGFINGTGCRKTSASSCSASTLASGGCGKATKIGVAVGASIAGALVVAGLFLLCYCARRRSIWLGKHTRVKRQLREAAGNSSIPFYPYKEVEKATNSFSEKHRLGTGAFGTVYAGKLHSDEWVAIKKLRQRDTNSADQVMNEIKLLSSVSHPNLVRLLGCCIEKGEQILVYEYMQNGTLSQHLQRERSEGLPWTVRLTIATETANAIAYLHSAIHPPIYHRDIKSSNILLDYHFKSKIADFGLSRLGMTETSHISTAPQGTPGYVDPQYHQNFHLSDKSDVYSFGVVLVEIITAMKAVDFSRPRSEVNLAALAVDRIRRGAVDEIIDPFLEPHRDAWTLYSIHKVAELAFRCLAFHSDMRPTMTEVAEELEHIKRSGWATMEETAMTSSNGSTCSSPRNGSEKSLSGIKKAGQGSSRLIVPQKIERFFHSVEVKDSSPVSVHDPIHWSSGHSSPSSNSLLVNVIP; encoded by the exons ATGTTTGTTCACCACCGTACGAATCTCGTTGTAGTCCTCACGATCTTGATAGCGTGCACAGCAAGAGCGCAAAACCTCACCTGCAATAGGCAATGCGGGAAGCAGAGTGTTCAGTTCCCTTTCGGATTCTCCGAAGGTTGTGAAATCATACTAAACTGTTCCGACAACAAAGTTCGTCTTCACGAATTTCTGGTCCAAAACGTTACCAACAGCAACATATTAGTCAATCTCCCTGCAAAATGCAACCGCAGCATGGAATCCATTGAGCCACTTTTCGGTAACAATTTTGCTCCCTCTGTTAACAACAGCTTTCTGGTGAAAGATTGCAGCGATGCGTCTCGTGGGTGCGTTATTCCGGCTTCGAATTTTGTGGAAACCTGCGATAATAAAAGTGGTAATATCAGTTGCTTTTCGAAACAAGATGAGGCGGGTGTTCTGACGTACAAAGATTTGAAAGAAACTAAGTGTAATTACTTGTTCTCTGCGATTTATTTTGGGCAGAGCAAGGAGATTACGCTGCAGTTTCAGGTGGTCGAGTTGGCGTGGTGGCTTCAAGGACAGTGTGATGAATGTTCTGAAAACGCTACCTGCTCAAAGGTCCAAAGAGGGTTTCGGTGCCAGTGTATCCATGGTTTCACCGGCGACGGCTTCATAAACGGCACCGGTTGCCGGAAAA CTTCGGCTTCAAGTTGCAGTGCATCAACACTGGCTTCCGGGGGATGTGGAAAAGCAACCAAAATCGGCGTTGCTGTTGGAG CGAGCATAGCTGGAGCTTTGGTGGTGGCTGGTCTGTTTCTTCTATGCTACTGTGCTAGGCGCCGCTCTATTTGGTTGGGAAAACATACCAGAGTAAAGCGGCAATTACGTGAAGCTGCAGGAAACTCAAGTATACCTTTCTATCCCTACAAAGAAGTAGAAAAAGCCACAAATTCTTTCTCTGAGAAACACAGGCTGGGAACTGGGGCATTTGGTACAGTTTACGCCGGAAAACTGCACAGTGATGAATGGGTTGCTATCAAGAAGTTAAGGCAAAGAGACACCAACAGTGCTGACCAAGTCATGAATGAGATCAAGCTCCTTTCTTCAGTGAGTCATCCAAATTTAGTTCGCCTCTTAGGTTGCTGCATAGAGAAGGGAGAGCAGATCCTTGTTTATGAATATATGCAAAATGGAACACTTTCTCAGCACTTGCAAAGGGAGAGGAGTGAAGGACTGCCGTGGACAGTAAGACTTACCATAGCTACTGAAACTGCTAATGCTATAGCATATCTCCATTCCGCAATTCACCCCCCAATTTACCACAGAGACATAAAGTCTAGTAATATACTTTTGGATTATCACTTTAAATCTAAGATAGCTGATTTTGGGCTTTCTAGGCTTGGCATGACAGAAACATCTCATATCTCAACCGCTCCACAGGGGACTCCGGGTTATGTGGATCCCCAATACCACCAGAACTTCCATCTTTCTGATAAAAGTGATGTGTACAGTTTTGGAGTGGTCTTGGTAGAGATAATAACTGCCATGAAAGCGGTTGATTTTTCTCGACCTCGGAGTGAGGTTAACTTAGCTGCACTTGCCGTAGATAGGATTAGGAGGGGTGCTGTAGATGAGATCATAGACCCCTTCCTTGAACCACACAGAGATGCTTGGACACTGTATTCTATTCATAAGGTAGCTGAACTTGCATTTAGATGCCTTGCTTTTCACAGTGACATGAGACCTACTATGACGGAAGTGGCAGAGGAGCTAGAACACATTAAACGCAGTGGATGGGCAACTATGGAGGAAACTGCCATGACTTCATCGAATGGATCCACTTGTTCATCACCTCGCAATGGAAGTGAGAAGTCATTGAGTGGTATCAAAAAGGCTGGCCAAGGGAGTTCGAGATTGATAGTTCCCCAGAAGATTGAGAGATTTTTTCATTCTGTGGAGGTGAAAGATAGCTCTCCTGTATCAGTGCATGATCCGATTCATTGGTCGAGTGGACACAGCTCACCTTCGTCAAACAGCTTGTTGGTAAATGTCATCCCTTGA
- the LOC106777704 gene encoding thioredoxin-like protein HCF164, chloroplastic, which produces MARLISPNPIALHRFRPCFPITRLAANPQHHRINTRKFQTLACQTNPNLDQKDVSPTEQEKLAVEPATVNTQTTKTTTSSLPQLPNKDVNNKIALVSTLAALGLFLFARLDLGVSLKDLSTTAVPYEEALSNGKPTVVEFYADWCEVCRELAPDVYKVEQQYKDQVNFVMLNVDNTKWEQELDEFGVEGIPHFAFLDKEGNEEGNVVGRLPRQYLLENVDALARGQASVPHARVVGQYSSAETRRVHQVVDPRSHG; this is translated from the exons ATGGCCCGTCTCATATCCCCAAACCCCATCGCACTGCACAGATTCCGTCCATGTTTTCCAATTACTCGTTTAGCTGCAAACCCTCAACACCATCGCATCAACACCCGCAAATTTCAGACCTTAGCTTGCCAAACAAATCCTAACCTCGATCAAAAGGATGTCTCTCCAACG GAACAAGAAAAACTGGCGGTTGAGCCTGCGACAGTTAATACTCAGACCACTAAGACTACAACAAGTTCACTTCCTCAATTGCCAAACAAAGATGTCAACAACAAAATCGCACTTGTTTCTACTTTAGCGGCTTTGGGACTTTTCCTGTTTGCCAGGTTGGATTTAGGTGTTTCTCTCAAGGATCTCTCTACCACTGCAGTGCCTTACGAAGAG GCTCTCTCCAATGGGAAACCCACTGTGGTCGAGTTTTATGCAGATTGGTGTGAGGTATGTCGGGAATTAGCTCCCGACGTATACAAAGTTGAGCAGCAATACAA AGATcaagttaattttgtaatgtTGAATGTTGATAACACAAAGTGGGAGCAAGAGCTTGACGAGTTTGGCGTGGAGGGTATTCCACATTTTGCATTCCTTGATAAGGAAGGGAATGAGGAGGGTAATGTTGTGGGTAGACTTCCAAGACAGTACCTGCTTGAAAATGTGGATGCCCTTGCTCGTGGACAAGCATCCGTTCCTCACGCTCGTGTTGTAGGTCAATATTCAAGTGCTGAAACAAGGAGGGTGCATCAAGTTGTTGATCCAAGAAGTCATGGTTAG
- the LOC106777703 gene encoding NASP-related protein sim3: protein MAEEAPASETSVTMPRLAEAVAVDETLNSSENDKSGISVDASTAHGVEESVSKAEASVSDPQKSLELANELMEKGNLAIKENDFGEAADNFSRALEIRVSHYGELAPECVHTYYKYGCALLYKAQEEADPLADVPKKEDGSQHDSTKEGPVKSSVNGESSTASFSSNAVQDVTSADKGEAVDDGSTKNDEEEGDETSDAEDLAEADEDETDLDLAWKMLDIARAIVEKQSVNTIEQVDILSTLADVALEREDFETSLSDYQKALSILEQLVEPDDRKIADLNFRICLCLEVSSKAQEAIVYCQKATSVCKARLHRLTNEVKSCSDLTSDSNNSIVDKQSEIEILKGLSSELERKLEDLQQLVSNPKSILAEILGIAAAKAGNGKESSLGIVSSSQLATVKNNGGFDSPSISTAHTNGSGGVTHLGVVGRGVKRASNASSSEGSTPKKPALESTEDKGDENAC from the exons ATGGCGGAAGAAGCTCCTGCATCTGAAACCTCTGTCACAATGCCTCGGCTTGCGGAAGCTGTGGCAGTGGACGAAACCCTAAACTCTTCTGAGAACGACAAGAGCGGAATCTCTGTGGATGCTTCTACAGCCCATGGTGTTGAAGAGTCTGTATCTAAGGCTGAAGCTTCAGTTAGCGATCCTCAGAAGTCTCTGGAGTTGGCGAATGAACTGATGGAAAAGGGGAATCTGGCAATAAAAGAGAACGATTTTGGAGAAGCAGCTGATAACTTCAGCCGTGCTCTGGAAATCAG agTGTCTCATTATGGTGAACTTGCTCCTGAGTGTGTGCACACATACTACAAATATGGGTGTGCTCTTTTGTACAAGGCTCAGGAGGAAGCTGATCCTTTGGCTGATGTGCCCAAGAAGGAGGATGGATCTCAACATGACTCCACAAAAGAAGGACCTGTGAAGAGTTCTGTGAACGGAGAATCTTCCACTGCTTCTTTTTCGAGCAATGCTGTGCAGGATGTGACTTCGGCTGACAAGGGGGAAGCTGTGGATGATG GGTCCACCAAGAACGATGAGGAAGAAGGTGACGAGACTAGTGATGCAGAAGACTTGGCAGAAGCTGATGAAGATGAGACTGACCTGGATCTGGCATGGAAAATGCTTGATATTGCTAGAGCAATTGTTGAAAAACAATCTGTCAATACAATAGAGCAGGTGGACATACTATCAACATTGGCGGATGTTGCGTTGGAAAGAG AGGATTTTGAAACTTCACTGTCAGATTACCAGAAGGCACTGTCCATCTTAGAGCAACTGGTTGAACCAGATGATAGAAAAATTGCTGACTT AAACTTTCGCATATGCTTGTGTTTGGAGGTTAGTTCCAAGGCTCAAGAAGCAATTGTCTACTGTCAGAAGGCTACATCTGTTTGTAAGGCACGATTGCATCGACTTacaaatgaagtaaagagtTGTTCAGATTTGACATCTGACTCTAATAACTCAATAGTGGATAAGCAATCAGAGATTGAAATTCTGAAAGGTCTATCAAGTGAGCTGGAAAGAAAG CTTGAAGATTTGCAACAGTTAGTCTCAAATCCAAAGTCAATTTTAGCTGAGATCCTAGGAATAGCTGCTGCCAAGGCAGGCAATGGGAAGGAATCATCTCTGGGAATTGTGAGTTCCTCACAGTTGGCTACTGTAAAAAACAATGGAGGTTTTGACTCTCCATCCATTTCAACTGCCCACACCAATGGATCGGGAGGAGTCACACACCTTGGTGTGGTAGGAAGAGGTGTTAAGCGAGCATCAAATGCCAGCTCGTCAGAAGGAAGCACACCAAAAAAACCAGCCTTAGAATCAACTGAAGACAAGGGTGATGAGAACGCCTGCTGA